A single window of Apodemus sylvaticus chromosome 4, mApoSyl1.1, whole genome shotgun sequence DNA harbors:
- the LOC127682481 gene encoding small proline-rich protein 2I-like has product MSYQQQQCKQPCQPPPPRPPPKCPEPCPPPKCPEPCPPPECPEPCPPPSYQQKCPPMQPSPPCQKCPPKNK; this is encoded by the exons ATGTCTTACCAACAGCAGCAGTGCAAGCAGCCTTGCCAGCCTCCACCC CCTCGTCCTCCTCCAAAGTGCCCTGAGCCCTGTCCTCCCCCAAAGTGTCCTGAGCCTTGTCCTCCCCCAGAGTGCCCAGAGCCATGTCCTCCTCCCTCATACCAGCAGAAATGCCCTCCTATGCAACCTTCTCCACCCTGCCAGAAGTGCCCACCCAAGAACAAGTGA